The following coding sequences are from one Aliarcobacter skirrowii CCUG 10374 window:
- the tatB gene encoding Sec-independent protein translocase protein TatB, translated as MFGLGMTEILLIAIIAIIVLGPDKLPEAMIKIARMFNSVKKGISDAKTTLDNELNISELKAEANKFKAQIEDTKSSLMVESKLDLGLDEILNDDFETTKKNQVETKKDDSLQKKEIDKNIKEDSK; from the coding sequence ATGTTTGGATTAGGAATGACAGAGATTCTTTTAATTGCAATAATTGCAATTATTGTATTAGGTCCTGATAAATTGCCAGAAGCTATGATTAAAATTGCAAGAATGTTTAATAGCGTAAAAAAAGGTATTAGTGATGCAAAAACAACTTTAGACAATGAATTAAATATATCAGAATTAAAAGCTGAAGCAAATAAATTTAAAGCTCAAATTGAAGATACAAAAAGCTCTTTAATGGTTGAATCAAAGCTTGATTTAGGTCTTGATGAGATTTTAAATGATGATTTTGAGACTACAAAAAAGAATCAAGTTGAGACAAAAAAAGATGATAGCCTTCAAAAAAAAGAGATTGATAAAAATATAAAAGAGGATAGTAAATAA